ATACATCCCCAAAAACAGCTTGCTGCCGCACGCAAGTCACCGATGGAATTTGGTTTGCAGCGGATTGTAGAACGAAACGAGGACGATCGCCATTGAGACGGCGACAGGCCTTCTTCCGGTCACCGTCTTCGCAATTTGGGATGTCACGGCGAACGACTCGTGATAATCTGGTGAAATCACCGATCAACGATCCCCGCTTCGACAAGCGTTGCTGGGCTCCCCCCGCGGAAAAGTCAAAATGAGTATGCTCGTTATCGTCCTCGCATCAGCCGCCATTTTGTCGGTCGCGTACCTGACCTATGGTCCGCTGTTGGTGCGTTTGCTCAAGCTCGACCCCAAAGCGCAGACGCCCGCGTACGAATTGCGCGACGACGTGGACTATGCACCACTTGCCCCGAACGAGCTCCTCAGCCAACACTTTTCCGCGATTGCCGCCGCCGGACCGATCGTCGGCCCGATTCTGGCGGGTGTGATGTTTGGATGGTTGCCCGCTTTGATCTGGATTCTGGTTGGTTCGATCCTGATCGGCGGCGTGCACGACTTCACGGCCCTGGTTGCCTCGATCAGGCATAAAGCCAGGTCGATTGCCGAAGTCGTGCGAGATCACATGAGTCGACGAGCGTTCGTGCTGTTCCTTAGTTTTGTCTGGCTGGCCCTCGTCTACATCATTGTGGCCTTCACCGACGTCACCGCCGCATCGTTCGTCGGGACACAGACTCTGGAAAATGGTGAAACAGTAACCGGTGCCGGGATCGCATCGTCCTCGCTCATGTATCTCGCCCTGCCGATCATCATGGGTCTCTTGCAACGATACGCGAAGCTTTCGGTTGGCTGGGCCATCATCATTTTTCTGCCAATGGTGGGCGTGTCAATCTGGGCGGGACAATATCTTCCGGTTGACATGACGGCGATGTTGAAACTGGTTTATCCTGCTGCAAACGATGCTATGGCACACAAGACTTGGGATTTTTTGCTTTTGGCTTATTGCTGTGTGGCGTCCGTCGTTCCAATGTGGCTACTGCTGCAACCTCGTGGTCATCTGGGCGGGTATTTCCTGTACGTCGCACTCGCAGCAGGGGCGGTGGGGCTGCTGTTTGGCGGAGCAGAAGTGAAGTACCCCTACTTCAATGGCTGGACGACGGCCAAAGGGGAAACGCTATTCCCCGTGCTGTTCATTACGATCGCCTGTGGGGCCTGCTCGGGATTCCATTCGCTGATCGCGTCGGGAACGACATCCAAGCAGTTGCGATATGAAACTGATGCCCGCGTCATCGGCTACGGCGCAATGCTGCTCGAAGCGATGGTCGCAATCGTGTCGCTCAGTTGCGTCATGATTCTCGCCAAGGACGCACCTCTCTTGAAAGATGGCCAGCCAAATCTGATATATGCCCAAGGCATCGGCGCACTGCTCGAACAATTCTCGGCGTTCGTGCGAGCTCGCGGTTGGAGTGGGTTCCATCTTTCCAGTCAGCTGACGGTGTCGTTCGCCCTGATGGCGTTTACAACATTCGTTTATGACACGCTGGATGTATGCACCCGGTTGGGGCGGTACATCATTCAGGAATTGACCGGGTGGCACGACGCCAAGGGCCGCTGGATGGGAACGTTACTGACGGCTGGCGTGCCGGTGTTTTTCGTGATGCAGTCGATCAACGGAGTCGACGGCAAGCCCGCACCACTCTGGCGAGTCTTCTGGGCGCTTTTCGGAGCGAGCAACCAGTTACTCGCGGC
This Schlesneria paludicola DSM 18645 DNA region includes the following protein-coding sequences:
- a CDS encoding carbon starvation CstA family protein codes for the protein MSMLVIVLASAAILSVAYLTYGPLLVRLLKLDPKAQTPAYELRDDVDYAPLAPNELLSQHFSAIAAAGPIVGPILAGVMFGWLPALIWILVGSILIGGVHDFTALVASIRHKARSIAEVVRDHMSRRAFVLFLSFVWLALVYIIVAFTDVTAASFVGTQTLENGETVTGAGIASSSLMYLALPIIMGLLQRYAKLSVGWAIIIFLPMVGVSIWAGQYLPVDMTAMLKLVYPAANDAMAHKTWDFLLLAYCCVASVVPMWLLLQPRGHLGGYFLYVALAAGAVGLLFGGAEVKYPYFNGWTTAKGETLFPVLFITIACGACSGFHSLIASGTTSKQLRYETDARVIGYGAMLLEAMVAIVSLSCVMILAKDAPLLKDGQPNLIYAQGIGALLEQFSAFVRARGWSGFHLSSQLTVSFALMAFTTFVYDTLDVCTRLGRYIIQELTGWHDAKGRWMGTLLTAGVPVFFVMQSINGVDGKPAPLWRVFWALFGASNQLLAALTLLGVTVWLWQTRRELWVLFVVGLPTVFMYTMSTWALGRMIYNYVRQLQGPTSPQQITYVLLGISILLLVLALAMLVEAVMALTRSSNGGSRPNAPTPAMVSG